The window ACACTGGAGTCGGCTTTTAAAAGGCCTACTGGCATTCAAGGTTTACCACTGAATAATTTTCTCCTTTCCATTTAAATATCTGTTACCTTGTACCAAAAACTACCCTTCCcagtaatatatatattttgctaCATGTGTATTTTGATAAATGCATAGCCTCTAGAATTGTAGGGAGGAGTTAAACGCTCCTCGGGAATAATGATTGAGTTTCAACTCATGGGATTCAAACTCATAAATTTGATAATTCAGTTATGCTGAATTAATCCTTACTCTATTCGTGTTTTAAATTTTGTTGCTCAACCAGGCTCCGAACCTTCTGGCTTTGGGATTGCCGATAAATGTAGAAGTCAGGAAAAGATCTTGAAATTACTTGCCTCTGGATCAATGGGAGTAGAAAATGGCTCGCTTGATTTGTCTTTGCTCCATGATTTGATGGGGCATCTAGATTTTGCACCATTCTCTCAGCAGTTTCTTGTATATCCAACCGGGGAATTCTACTTCAATGAATCCTCTGTGGAATATTCGTGTGATCTTGATGGTCAACAACAGAATTATTTTgggaatgagatgaatgatgtatttcacaaaatatctaGCGTTTACTCATCAAAAAATATGAATAAATCCAGTAAGCAGACTATGCTTGTCCCTTTCTTTGAAAGGTATTAATTAgctttatttatttcattgacCACTCAACTATCTtaatgaatttgtttttttctaGGATCCTCACAATGTTTTTATCTTGTTTACCAGGCGGAAAAGAGCACAAGCCAGCGCTATAGCATCCAATCTTCTAACTGACAAAGCAGGACCTATGAAGAGGTGCAACTCTGCTTTCAAACCAGACATATAATTTTATACTCTCTAGGACTCCATTGTAAGGACAAACTATTTGCGTACATTTATAAACTTAGACCTCAGTGGTATCTTGATGAAGTCCCAGTTTTTCATAAAATAAGCCGCCTCCATCTATGTATATTCctatttgatattttttaaaatttcttaacaaGTTTATATCATCTTCAATCTGAATATCTAAAGGTTAAGATGTGATATTCTCCTATGCAAAACCATGTTTTGGCGTCTATTTTGTATGTGCAAAGGCGTGTGCCTGCCACTTGTAAAAGATTAAACTGCCATCTTACTCTAGTCTTGTTAATATATATGATCACGAGATGAAAAAATCTTGCACCTTATGTTATAAATTTTTAGCAGCCACGAAAAAGCGAGGAGAAAGGCatcagagaagaagaagaagagcccTACAAGAAGCATTAAAGAGAGGGAAAAGAGCCACGTTCACATGTGTGAAATTATTTTGTCCATTCTTGTCAACAAAGAGCAGCGGCAGACGAAAAACACTATCCATTTGTTGAAGAAATCCAGTCCCCAGCTGCCTGAGATGCTAACCCAATGCTCCGCCACCATTGCTGGAGCTGGTATTGCTGTCATTTTATCAGCACTATGCCGTGTAGCCTGTAATAGGGTACCCTTTTGTGCCTCTAAGGTTCTGAGTACTGGATTGGGGTTGGGGCTTATTTCGCTCTCGTGGGGTGTACATAAACTGAGAGATACGGTGGATTCTATCAGCAAAATTTCTGGCAAGATGAGCGAGAAAGAAGATGAAACGATGAGTTGTTTGGAGAGAAATATGAAGGATATGTACTATCGTGGAGCGGCCTTGATGGTAGTTGCTGTTCTGAGGGTGGTGGTCTGATCAACGTTGGTGAGTTGATACTTCACACGACGTTGCATGCACACTGTTGGGACATTCTTCGTAGTCTCAAGATTGAAAATGTAATTCAAGACGTTAAATTTTTcatgggaattttgttggaGGAGCAATCATCCCCTTGTGAAAATTATTATATCTAGACTCTCATGAAAACATGGAAACTAGTCAAACTAATGTCAGGGTAATGAAAAAAGGTTAATTAATGTCTTTGTCAAAATGACCAAAAGTAACATTAACATAAACTACACTAACGGTTAAAGAATCACCACTCCCTGATTAAAAGTTTCCATTATCTAGTGAAAACAAGGAAAAATGCGGAGGATAACGAGAAAAAGTCAATGTCTGTCAAAATGATTAAAACGAATATTGATACGTACTCTTGTTCTATTATTACTTTCGCAGAAATTCTAGCATTCATAAATACAATGCATAACTTTAAATTAGGGAATGAATTCTTAAAACCCATACTTGACgtgaataaaaaattatatttatattgggTGAAGAAAGTGACCTTTACCGATATTCATTCGGacaataaaaaaacataaaacccCATGAAATTTTCCTACTTTTTGAGGAATTAGAGACTAAAAAACACAGGATTTTCTAGTACTGACAATTACGTGTGGTAGGGAAGAGCACTTAATGCGAGAACGCAGCctcaaaacaaaattaattattgatgATACATGACGAAaactatataaaaataataagaatATTGTGGAGTAATGAGTCACTGCAATATCGCTTGTGTGCTCTTCCTAAATATTCTCAAATGCACCTTACAAATAAGGGCATCAAACCATTTTGCAGCGAAGCCGAAGGATATTCGCAATCAAAGGCAGAACAAAGGGCGAACTATGGGTGAAAGGAGGCAAGCTAGGCAAGACTATGTTGGTTTCAAGCTCAGCTCATAACTTTTGAAACAACTCCAGCACCAACTGTTCGGCCACCCTCTCTCAGGGCAAATCTTTGGCCTGTCCATGTTGGAAAAAAATGGTTAAGTTTTGGTTAGCAAATTGACTGTGTAAAGAACTAAATAAACAGAAGTACAATGCCTATCACCACTCGAATCTCTCTAGTTTTCCCACCATAATCAAGGAGAGATTCAAAATCACGAAGTATTTAGTGATCCCATTATATATACTTCATGTACAATAGAAAAGCAAGTATCAAAATTCTTAAAACAACTCGATGGTCGTTCAAAACCAAGGAAGGTACATAAAATCAAAATCAGCTGAAAGTAAACATCTGTTCTCagataacataaattaaaaccCGAATTAAACTAGAGTTGGCATCTTCTTTATTTAGATTCAGATTGTCCGCAATATTACCAAAAAAATAGCAGCAATTGAAGGCATCAAGGATAATAACATCTATAGTTTCTCCCTTTCTCTGGTTGAATTGAATAAAAGACTACCAAAATAAATATCACTTGCAACAAGCAATGCCTCGATACAAGTGCAAGAAATGGCTCAAATAAAAAAGGAAAAGCAATGCATAATTAAAGATCGGTAAAACCAACCGGAAAGTGACAAAACACAATAAGTTAAAGCTTAGTTGGATCAGATAATGGCAACCCAGTAAAACCTCTAATTGAAACATAGCCTCCATGTACCTGCTTCAAGAGGAACTGGGTAGATAAGCTCGAAAACAGCAGTTACATTGTCCCCGGGCATAACCATCTTCACATTTTCTGGCAACTCGACTTTACCAGTGACATCAGCTGTCCTCATGTAGAATTGAGGTCTATAATTCGAAAAGAAAGCGGTATGACGACCCCCTTCCTCTTTTGTGAGGACATATATTTCTGCCTCAAATTTTGTGTAGGTTTTAAGAGTATTGGGTTTTGCAATCACCTGCATGAAACGAACAAAAGAAAAAGATAAATGATATCCCCAACAGATCCTGCAGATGCATTTAAAGCATTCATTTGAAATAATATTCTGTAAACAGAAACTGTAAACCAGGCCGGTAAGGCATCCAGATAACAGATAATAGCATAACCAGGCAATAGGAAAAAAAACTTTATTGATTCCCGAAAAATGAGTTATCACAGACAAACAAAGGTAACAAGAGTGAgtggaataaataaataacagaaaTAAACATCCCAAAGAGTGCGCTAACCATTCCTCGTTGGATATCATCACGTTTCAAGCCACGCAATAGCAGACCCACATTGTCACCGGCCTAGAACAAAAAGAAATGATTGTAACAAGTGCAGCATAAATAATCATTTTCACGAGCATAAATTAATCTCTTTACCTGACCAAAATCCAGTGTCTTCTTGAACATCTCTACACCAGTTACCGTAGTTTTTAGTTTGTTCTGTAGCAGAAAGAGACGTTGCATTGGTGTACCAGAACAAAAACAAAGCGGTAGAATATGTTGGAGCTAGCTCACAACATAAGCAGGTAAACCAATAGAAGGGTTGTTCCACAGGATAATTTGATTGCCAGAGAGCAATCTAATCCTTCATGAAAACAAATCCAACTTGTTTGTATGTGCTCCCAAGTTTGATAAAACAACATTACGACTATATAGAAGTCGATCTTCTAAGTAATTGCCCCATAGATCCTATATCTATCTATATGAAGAAGAAATCATGCAACGACTATATAGACGTCAATTTGATCACAAAGAAATAACAATAAACTTCCAGGGGAAAACTACAAGTCTGGTTGCACAGCTTCAACTATTTAAATGTTAATAAATCTGGCAATGAACTTGCTTCCAGTTTTAAATAGATTGGCAAGAGTTATGAACAGATGACGCGGAACTTTTACAAATTCAAACTTATATGATTCCATCATCTGAAACTTGATACAACAAATTCATGAATTCCACCAGCCTCTTCCTAAGATTAATGTCCAGGATTAAGACTCCCTACTCCTTCAACATCAACTTTAAATCAATAGCACATAAAAAGCTATCAAGCATTCTGCTTGAAAACCAAGTTTCCAAATAAATTAACAAAGATAACTCACCAACGAGAGCCCCAAAATTTCTACTTCTTCCCCTGGTTTGATTATTCCCTGTTCAACACGGCCCGTCGCAACAGTTCCACGCCCCTTAAATCACCAAGATAAATATATCGATACCAATAATTCTCAAAGTATAAAATTACTTCATCAAGAAAACAAAAAGAAGGGACATTGGACTTCAAAAAAAATTGATGTCCAATCATCCTTGACCTCTGTAATATCAATTAGCATCaccaaaaaatataaataagtaCATAAAAGGAAAGATAAATTAACCACAtttcaatttttaattttatttcattgataGCTACCACATTCAGAAACTTAAATTTATAAAGACACAGCCAATATTATATTGGTTTCTCCATCACGTGCACATATATATCTTCTTTTTTTAAAGCTTGCTACATACAACTGCTTTTCATAAACGTTTGACCATGACATTGAAATGGTCTGATTCCTTGGCTATAATGAATAAGCATCCCTTTATAATTTTATGATGTTAAAGTTCAACATATATTATTATTCTATCTAAAATTAATTGATGTAAAATTATATGTTACCTGAATAGTAAAAACATCTTCCACGGGCATCAGGAAAGGCTTATCAAGTACACGTATTGGATCTGGAATATATGAATCTACAGCATCCATTAACTTTAATATAGCCTTTTTCCCTATTTCCTCATTCGTCCCCTCTAAAGCAGACAGAGCCGATCCTCGGACAATTGGAATGTCATCCCCAGGAAACTTATAGAAGCTTAGCAGCTCTGTAAAAACGAGGTAATGTTGAATAGTTAGAATAAAATAGAAAGGCCAACAGGCAAGAACAATGCCAGGATCAAACTTTTAAGATTACCACGTAATTCCATTTCCACAAGTTCCAGCAATTCTGGGTCATCCACAGCATCAACTTTATTAAGGAAGCACACAAGTGATGGCACACCAACCTATAGTAGTCAGCGTAAATGATGAAAATGCAAAGCCAAAAGATTAACAAAACCATGAATCATAATTCTACATATCAATTCATGTCCAGATATAAACCTGGCGGGCGAGCAGAATGTGTTCCTTAGTTTGTGGCATCGGACCATCGGGGGCAGACACAACAAGGATACCCCCATCCATTTGAGCAGCACCAGTAATCATGTTCTGCATTATCATCAAAAAGAGTTGCATTACCTTCCAATAGTGGCAAAAGATTAAATTAACGGAGCCAAAATTGACAGTTTACCGGAGGAGGTCTTCAAGATTCAATTTAATACTTTCAATTATAATTCTCCTATAGTATACATTTCCTCAATTTAACTGAATTGAAATCTATCTGAGTTGTCTATCACTTCATTTTTTCTtccaaacataaataaacccgACCTCTATCTTCATCAAATTGCATCCATGACAAGAAATCCATCATGAAGTTATAGTACTAGAAAAGGGGTTAATAAGTAATTCAAGCTTAGAAGGTTCAAACATGAGTTAGCCGCACCCAACCTTCACATAATCAGCATGTCCAGGACAGTCAACATGAGCATAATGTCTCTTTGCTGTTTCGTACTCTACATGAGCCTGCAGCATCAACTCACTCATAAGCCTATATTTGACAAAAGCTCCAGGACAAGCATAAGTAGATAATGTTAAACGGAAGCGTTATATgagataaaataaagaaaatatccTAACCGTGGCAATCGTGATCCCTCTCTTTTTCTCTTCAGGGGCTTTATCAATTTCATCAAAGGCAACAGCTTTAGCATGACCTTCTTCTGACAAGACCTtacaaagaaaataaaatggGTTACAGACCTTGAAGTACAAAGAATATATACGATATAAGACCATTTATGATTATAGAACATGACCGAGACAAagcaaaaataaagaaagaaaaagtgTACATCACAATACTGTGATTATTATTTTCAACCCTACCCTGGTGATCGCTGCGGTTAATGTAGTTTTTCCATGGTCAACATGCCCAATCGTTCCCACATTTACATGAGGCTTTCTGCAAACAAGTATTACATCAATTAAATTACCACCAAGTTATCAGACTcgtatcattaaaaaaaatcctTCAGGATGCTTTTTTCACGTTTGCCTTATTTCACGTTTGCTTAAACCTAGAgaaaattatcaaaataaattaataaaaaagaaGAAGCCAAAGAGAAGCGATGAACTGTATCGATCATTTCCGTATTCCAAAACAATAAAACGCATCTTACGTGCGAGTAAAGGTAGCCATGGATCTCCACCATGGATTGCATACGGAGGTGGAATAGATATTGGATTCCGATGCAGAAAAAGGTGAAGAGACAGCGGATCCTCGGTAACACGAAGTGTAGATTCTCGGCATGAGTGTTATCGCCCGCTTCGAATTCGGGTTCCGGACAACCACCGACGCCATTTTCCGAGTTCAAAATAGGGAGAGTAACAGTGTTACAGGGAGTGAGAAAATGGAAAGGCGCGGACCAGTTTAGTTGTGGTTTGGGAAATTCAGGGTTTTAGGAAGAAAAATTCGCTAGGGCTTTTCCAGATGTCAGATCCTCGTACGACGCCGTTTGGTACCGGGTCCAGTAAGGAATCAGTTATTCGCGTCCACACGGTATGGGCCTTTCGCGGCCTAGTTAGTATGGCCTATATTGATCTAGAGCGGGCTTGAATCCAAGCTTAACATTCCTTGACGGAAAAAATCATAGGCCTGATTTGGATTGTTAATTGGAAGTCACAGATTATATTCATTTGTTTGTTATATTAAATTCATTTAATAATGAATATTAAATCTCTATTCGtagatatttaaaatataagtaTAACTCAAGTAAATTTCAAATCAACTTTATATTAAATCAAGCAATTTCGATTATTATTaagatgaatttcaaatacatTCATTGATGAAATTTCAAATACGTTCAACAttaatatcatttgaaattcattttttCAAATCttataatcaaatcaaatcaagtcCTTGAGTTCAAATCAAATCTATCAACCGAAACATTACCTAAAATTTCTagtatgaaaaattataaagcACAAACATTACGAGTTTAagcatattaattaaaatttaacgataaaatatattttcaattaCATGATGTTaataatagataaaataatatataaacacGCTGGTTTGAGGAAATATATCTTAGGAAATATATCTTATAAAAACACAAGGGAGCCTGGAGCTTTGTCAGCTGAGAATAATTTCCAATGCCAATATTCAAGATCCTCTTATATTAacggcaaaaacttatgtgataCGGTCTCATATATCGTATTTTATtaaacggatctcttatttgaatcatccataaaaaaatattttttatgctaagagtattactttttagagtgagtctcatgtgagaccgtctcacggattaatctgtgagacggatcaaccttacctatattcacaataaaaagtaatattcttagcataaaaaataatatttttttcatggataacccaaataagagatatgtctcacaaatacgacccgtgagatcatctcacacaagtttttgcctactttttattgtgaatatcggtagagttgactcgtctaacagataaagattcgtgagaccgtctcacaagagacctactctgtATTAATTGGCTTTACACTATTTCCTAAgggtgggtctcatgtgagacctcACGGATTCTAatctgtgaaaccgtctcatggatcctaatttgtgagacgagtcaaccttaccgatattcacgataaaaagtaatactcttagcataaaaaataataatttttcatggatgacccgaataagatattcgtcacacaaatacgactcgtgaaacGATCTcgtacaagtttttgccatttaaGTTATAATCTTTAAGGAATTATCGATACTAGCAATATTCTTATAACGTTTTATAGTATTTCTGATATTCTATTACTGGGTTGTGATCAAATATGATAGTTTAATGTAAAATGTGTAACAACACTGTGTGATGTTTCTACTGCATGGTCACACCTTCAAAATATACTATATCAATATTCGATTCACAAAGACCTAGGCTTTGACTCATCCAACATAAACAACGATCCACAAAAAAAGGGCAACTTTATCACAGATTGACATAAATGATACCAAATGAAGAACTGATGACATTGAACTATGAACTCAAATTCGACTTTCAATAAATTTGCATTCTTGTTGACATTTACCAGGTAAGTAGGCTTTGAGGCATCATTAACGCCTTCAAACCCACATCCAACCATTGTATTCACCACATTTACGAGGCATCAAGCTACTATAAAGCTCATACACATTAATAGAATCGAAAGATTGACACTTCGTGTCATTCACATGCCATCAAGCTTTTGCTCgctcatcatcatcttcaatGTCCCAATTCAAATCCTCATCGTCTTCTGTAAGACTCAACTTCTTCCTCATATCCTCGGATTTTGGTCTCTCATCATGACTAGTAGCCAAAATTTTCTTCTCATCACCACTTCCT is drawn from Primulina eburnea isolate SZY01 chromosome 10, ASM2296580v1, whole genome shotgun sequence and contains these coding sequences:
- the LOC140842261 gene encoding uncharacterized protein isoform X2: MTELCLMASHGCPPHLLHSEPGFKKDFHSFLPHQDSNQVQFSSRSFGLCLHQKEDWKFTSGLLDRHNLITLESAFKRPTGIQGSEPSGFGIADKCRSQEKILKLLASGSMGVENGSLDLSLLHDLMGHLDFAPFSQQFLVYPTGEFYFNESSVEYSCDLDGQQQNYFGNEMNDVFHKISSVYSSKNMNKSSKQTMLVPFFERRKRAQASAIASNLLTDKAGPMKSHEKARRKASEKKKKSPTRSIKEREKSHVHMCEIILSILVNKEQRQTKNTIHLLKKSSPQLPEMLTQCSATIAGAGIAVILSALCRVACNRVPFCASKVLSTGLGLGLISLSWGVHKLRDTVDSISKISGKMSEKEDETMSCLERNMKDMYYRGAALMVVAVLRVVV
- the LOC140842261 gene encoding uncharacterized protein isoform X1, with the translated sequence MTELCLMASHGCPPHLLHSEPGFKKDFHSFLPHQDSNQVQFSSRSFGLCLHQKEDWKFTSGLLDRHNLITLESAFKRPTGIQGSEPSGFGIADKCRSQEKILKLLASGSMGVENGSLDLSLLHDLMGHLDFAPFSQQFLVYPTGEFYFNESSVEYSCDLDGQQQNYFGNEMNDVFHKISSVYSSKNMNKSSKQTMLVPFFERRKRAQASAIASNLLTDKAGPMKSSHEKARRKASEKKKKSPTRSIKEREKSHVHMCEIILSILVNKEQRQTKNTIHLLKKSSPQLPEMLTQCSATIAGAGIAVILSALCRVACNRVPFCASKVLSTGLGLGLISLSWGVHKLRDTVDSISKISGKMSEKEDETMSCLERNMKDMYYRGAALMVVAVLRVVV
- the LOC140842263 gene encoding elongation factor Tu, mitochondrial-like, producing MASVVVRNPNSKRAITLMPRIYTSCYRGSAVSSPFSASESNIYSTSVCNPWWRSMATFTRTKPHVNVGTIGHVDHGKTTLTAAITRVLSEEGHAKAVAFDEIDKAPEEKKRGITIATAHVEYETAKRHYAHVDCPGHADYVKNMITGAAQMDGGILVVSAPDGPMPQTKEHILLARQVGVPSLVCFLNKVDAVDDPELLELVEMELRELLSFYKFPGDDIPIVRGSALSALEGTNEEIGKKAILKLMDAVDSYIPDPIRVLDKPFLMPVEDVFTIQGRGTVATGRVEQGIIKPGEEVEILGLSLNKLKTTVTGVEMFKKTLDFGQAGDNVGLLLRGLKRDDIQRGMVIAKPNTLKTYTKFEAEIYVLTKEEGGRHTAFFSNYRPQFYMRTADVTGKVELPENVKMVMPGDNVTAVFELIYPVPLEAGQRFALREGGRTVGAGVVSKVMS